The following nucleotide sequence is from candidate division WOR-3 bacterium.
CCGGGGCGGCGCGTGGCCGCCCCGGTCGCATCCAGACGATATCCTAAACGACCGGTACCTTCCGCTCCTTGCACTCGATACCGAGCCGCGCCAGTTCGGCGAGGACCGGCTCGTAGATTTCGGGCAGCACCGGTATCTGCACGCCGGTGAGCTTCAGCTCGCCCTGTAGGATCATCCTAACAGCGATCGCCGCCGGCAGGCTTACCGTCCGCGCCATGGACGAGTCGCCGTTCGGCTCGCCGAAGGCGATGAGCGTAGAGTAGATCCTCTCAGCTTGCGGCTTGGGGCTTGAGGCTTGAGGCTTCTCGGCAATGAACTCGTGGTGCAGGACGATCATGTCCCGCTCTACCGGCTTGTAGGCCATCCGGTCGAGCATCTGTTTGGCGAGGATGTCGAGGTTCGAGCCCTGTTCGAGACCGATGGGCTTTTCTTCGAAGAGCCCCAGCCAGGCGAACCGCTCGAGGATCGGGTCGCCGGGTTGGAGATTCAGCCGGGTTGCGGTGTCCACCCGCAAGCCGCCTGACCCCGGCACAAACGAGCGCAGCCAGCCGGCCGGCGTGAGCGCGGCAATGCCCGGCTTGACCGCATCGTCCTTCAGCACGCCGAGGTCGGCAATCGCCTTGAGCGTGGCGCACCAGCCGGGATTGCGCAGGGTGCCGCGCAGCATCGTCCGAACGCCCTTCAAGCCGTAGGTCTCGATGTACGGCAGCGAGTTCCGATTAGCGTAGGCCTCGAACTCAAACCCATCCGCGACCTTCAAAGGCCAGCGGTTGCCGAACAGGTCCGGGCCTGGGATGAACACTTCCTTGCCGTCCTTGAGATAGCGGGCGTCGTTTCTGCCCGCCATCACCACGCCCTTCGGGCTCCAGGAGAACTTGTAGCCCAGCGGGTTGTCATTCGCCTCGGGAGCAGGCAAGCCGCCGCAGTAGGACATGAAGCTCGCCACCGTGCCCCCTGCCTTCTGCACGTCGTGGATGATCTTCATTGCCGACATGTGGTCGATGCCCGGGTCGAGGCCGATCTCGTTCAGGAAGATGACGCCGGCCGCCTTCGCCTGCGCGTCAAGCGCCCGCATCGCGTCGCTGGCGTAGGAGGCCGTCACGAACGGCTTCCGGTACTTCAAACAGAGATTGGCGACCTTGACGTGATAGGTATAGGGCAACAGGCTGACGACAAGGTCCGCACCGGCGACGAGCTTGTCCAGCGCCGCCTCGTCCTCAACATCGAGCCCGATGCCCTTTGCGCGGTCATGGCCGCCGGCCAGCTTCTGCGCGCTGCCGACGACCTTGTCGGCAATCGTCACGCCGATATCCGGTTGTTCCAGCAGGTATCGCGGCATCGGCCCGGCGCTCATCCCCGCGCCGAGCTGCAATACGCGCTTCATCGTATGCCTTACTGCTTGAAGCTGTCGAAGCTGCGGATGTACTCAAACCCGGGCGTGAGCCGACCGCGATGCAGAACCAGCGCCCGGCGTATCGGTCCGGGCAGGTCCAGCTTCTCCAGCGAACGACCAAAGTCGGCGCGGGCGATCGCCGGTACGAAAGGCATCAGCGCGACGCCGAACTCCCGCGACGAGTCGAACGGCAACTCACACGGCAGGTTGTCAACGGTCATCAGCAGCATGCCGTCGCCCTCGACGCCGTCGCGAACCGAGCCTGTCTCGGGCTCGTAAACAAAGAACGGCTCGCCCGGCTCGGTCGCCTTGACCGTTGCCTCAATCGAGCCGTCGATGTCGCATGATATGTCGCCGATTGCCGCGAGCTTCGGCCTGCGCCCGGCCCCGAAGGCCTGCTTCAGCCAGTTTTTCGTCACCAACCGCGGATACCGGGCATCCCAGTAGATGCAGTTGACCAGCACCGACAGGTGCGGCAGGTGGTCCTCGAACTCCGAGCGGTAGAGCTCCGGTTGGCCGTAGTACTCCTTCAGGTCGAACCGGTGTCCGATCTCCTTCGGCTCGACCAAATGCTCCTCGCGAAACATGACGCGGTAGACCGTGTGCCGGTCGCCCTTGGCGGCAAGTGCGGGCAGGTCGACCGGCTCGACCTCAGTCGCACCCAGCGAGTCGAGCATCTCCCACGTGCCCTTGGCCACGTGTCCATACCCGGTGACGCCGACGACGAAGGGAGACAACTCGGCAGGCAGGCCCTGCTCCACGATGTCCCGACCAACCTCTGCGATCGCCGCTTTCGCCAGGTCCACGCGACCGTACTCATGTGCCAGCCGGACACGGCTGAACGGCGTCTGCATTCCCTGCGTTTCCAGCCGCTCGCCCAGCCCGGCAAGCGTATCCACCATGCCGGCGATGCCGGCGAACCGGCCGAAGAACACGAGCCGTCTTCCCGCCTCGTCCGTCATCTTCTCGTAGTCAATGAGCGAGCAACCCAGCTCCATCATCCGGCGCAGCATCGGCATGTTGTGATGCTGACCCTTGATGACGTGGGAGAAGAAGATGTAGGTCTGCCCGGGCAGGAA
It contains:
- a CDS encoding saccharopine dehydrogenase translates to MKRVLQLGAGMSAGPMPRYLLEQPDIGVTIADKVVGSAQKLAGGHDRAKGIGLDVEDEAALDKLVAGADLVVSLLPYTYHVKVANLCLKYRKPFVTASYASDAMRALDAQAKAAGVIFLNEIGLDPGIDHMSAMKIIHDVQKAGGTVASFMSYCGGLPAPEANDNPLGYKFSWSPKGVVMAGRNDARYLKDGKEVFIPGPDLFGNRWPLKVADGFEFEAYANRNSLPYIETYGLKGVRTMLRGTLRNPGWCATLKAIADLGVLKDDAVKPGIAALTPAGWLRSFVPGSGGLRVDTATRLNLQPGDPILERFAWLGLFEEKPIGLEQGSNLDILAKQMLDRMAYKPVERDMIVLHHEFIAEKPQASSPKPQAERIYSTLIAFGEPNGDSSMARTVSLPAAIAVRMILQGELKLTGVQIPVLPEIYEPVLAELARLGIECKERKVPVV